The following coding sequences are from one Streptomyces sp. NBC_01431 window:
- a CDS encoding NAD(P)H-dependent flavin oxidoreductase produces the protein MRATAAEVLGLDVSLLQSGMGGVAGTELACAVSNAGAAGCAGGYKLADGALSAMLDRLTAGTDRPVGVNLIPEVVGPDELDRQVAQVLDETPQRVHLSFFGMPDDAVFDRVAAAGRQTVVQIGTVEDGLKAAARGAVVVVQGIEAGGHLLGTSRRDDLVGALRALLPDACLVASGGIGSPEEAARALAAGGDGVLLGTAFVVAHESRAHARFKSAVTGADESDTVITDVYEIGWPGRRHRVLATPVTADPEQPAKFIGKTVVEGKPYLVPRFSAAVPTEATSGRIEEMALYCGRSCGEISDEVSAADVVATFAPALTGAETIQSKERAESHVG, from the coding sequence ATGCGAGCCACGGCGGCGGAGGTGCTCGGCCTGGACGTGAGTCTGCTCCAGTCGGGCATGGGCGGTGTTGCGGGCACGGAGCTGGCCTGCGCGGTGTCCAACGCCGGGGCGGCCGGCTGTGCGGGCGGCTACAAGCTGGCCGACGGCGCGCTGTCGGCCATGCTCGACCGGTTGACCGCCGGAACCGATCGGCCCGTCGGCGTGAACCTGATCCCGGAGGTGGTCGGGCCGGACGAGCTCGACCGGCAGGTGGCGCAGGTGCTCGACGAGACACCGCAGCGCGTGCACCTGTCCTTCTTCGGAATGCCCGACGACGCGGTGTTCGACCGGGTCGCCGCGGCGGGACGTCAGACGGTGGTCCAGATCGGGACGGTCGAGGACGGGCTGAAGGCGGCCGCGCGGGGCGCGGTGGTGGTGGTCCAGGGCATCGAGGCGGGCGGCCACCTCCTGGGTACGTCACGGCGTGACGACCTGGTGGGCGCGCTGCGGGCACTGCTGCCCGACGCCTGTCTGGTCGCCTCGGGCGGAATCGGCTCGCCCGAGGAGGCGGCGCGGGCACTGGCCGCCGGTGGCGACGGGGTGCTGCTCGGCACCGCCTTCGTCGTCGCCCACGAATCACGGGCCCACGCCCGTTTCAAGTCGGCGGTGACCGGCGCCGACGAGAGCGACACCGTCATCACCGATGTGTACGAGATCGGCTGGCCGGGCCGACGACACCGCGTGCTCGCCACGCCTGTCACCGCCGATCCGGAGCAGCCCGCGAAGTTCATCGGCAAGACGGTGGTCGAGGGAAAGCCGTACCTGGTGCCGCGCTTCAGCGCGGCGGTGCCCACCGAGGCGACCAGCGGCCGCATCGAAGAGATGGCGCTGTACTGCGGCCGGTCCTGCGGGGAGATCTCCGACGAAGTCTCGGCGGCCGATGTCGTCGCCACATTCGCGCC